The following proteins are encoded in a genomic region of Cyclonatronum proteinivorum:
- a CDS encoding S9 family peptidase, with product MNELNQHRKHSSGPAFPEGIQPPVARQIPVELSMHGHTRIDPFFWMKDRDNPAVIDYLKAENDYLKAITGHTDAFQEALFSEMRARIKEDDSSVPYFLNGYFYYTRYEEGQEYPIYARRFETMESDEEIILNVNELAEGQSYTSVGGVSVSNDARLLAFSVDHVGRRIYTIRFKNLETGAFLEDEIPDVTGNLSWAADNATIFYSKQDPQTLRSYQIYRHRLGSNPAANALVFQEDDETFTTYVKRTKSRAYIMLVSYSTVSTEYRFIPADKPTATPELLQARARHHEYFADHFGDHFYIRTNHEAQNFRLMRVPVAAPGMANWEEIIPHRPDVLLEGIDIFARYLVLSEVQNGLPVIRIREWESGAEHYMAFDEPAYLAYTTTNLAFDTPVLRYGYTSLTTPNSIYEYNMETRAHTLLKQQEVRGDFSRENYVTERHFATAADGTRIPVSLVYRKGLRKNGQNPLLQYGYGSYGYSMPPTFSSARLSLLDRGFAFAIAHVRGGEEMGRAWYEQGKLENKMNTFTDFIAVSEYLIAQRFTNPSQLYAMGGSAGGLLVGAVMNLRPDLYNGIVAQVPFVDVVTTMLDDSIPLTTGEYDEWGNPNDPHFYEIMLAYSPYDQVSAQAYPHLLVTSGLHDSQVQYWEPTKWVARLRERNTSENVILLNTNMDAGHGGASGRFQRLCEVAMEYAFLLELEGIRS from the coding sequence ATGAACGAACTGAACCAACATCGCAAACACAGCTCCGGACCCGCTTTTCCGGAAGGCATTCAGCCGCCGGTTGCGCGGCAGATTCCGGTTGAACTGAGCATGCACGGGCACACCCGCATCGATCCGTTTTTCTGGATGAAAGACCGCGATAATCCGGCTGTAATCGACTACCTGAAGGCCGAAAATGATTATCTCAAGGCCATAACGGGGCACACGGACGCCTTTCAGGAAGCGCTGTTCAGCGAGATGCGGGCGCGGATTAAGGAAGATGACAGCTCGGTGCCGTATTTCCTGAACGGCTATTTTTACTACACCCGCTACGAAGAAGGGCAGGAGTATCCGATCTATGCCCGGCGTTTTGAGACCATGGAATCCGATGAAGAAATCATTCTGAACGTAAATGAGCTCGCCGAAGGGCAGTCGTACACTTCGGTTGGCGGCGTTTCCGTTAGTAATGACGCCCGCCTGCTCGCTTTTTCGGTCGATCATGTGGGGCGGCGGATTTACACTATCCGGTTCAAAAACCTGGAGACCGGTGCGTTTCTCGAAGATGAAATCCCGGACGTGACCGGTAATCTGAGCTGGGCCGCCGATAACGCCACCATCTTCTACAGCAAACAGGATCCCCAAACCCTGCGCTCGTATCAGATATATCGTCACCGCCTTGGCAGCAATCCGGCAGCGAACGCGCTGGTGTTTCAGGAAGATGACGAGACCTTTACCACCTACGTGAAGCGCACGAAATCGCGCGCGTACATCATGCTGGTTTCGTACAGCACGGTCAGCACCGAGTACCGTTTTATCCCCGCAGATAAGCCGACGGCTACCCCTGAGCTGCTGCAGGCGCGGGCACGGCACCACGAATATTTTGCGGACCATTTCGGGGATCATTTCTACATCCGCACCAATCACGAAGCGCAGAATTTCCGGCTCATGCGCGTGCCGGTCGCTGCGCCGGGCATGGCGAACTGGGAGGAAATCATCCCGCACCGACCGGATGTGCTGCTCGAAGGCATTGACATATTTGCCCGGTACCTCGTGCTCAGTGAAGTGCAGAACGGCCTACCGGTGATCCGAATCCGCGAGTGGGAAAGCGGCGCGGAGCACTACATGGCTTTTGATGAGCCCGCCTACCTCGCCTATACGACGACCAATCTCGCGTTCGATACGCCGGTGCTGCGCTACGGCTACACCTCCCTCACTACGCCGAACTCCATCTACGAATACAACATGGAAACCCGCGCGCATACGCTCCTGAAGCAACAGGAAGTGCGCGGTGATTTCAGCCGGGAAAACTACGTGACGGAACGACATTTCGCTACCGCTGCCGACGGCACCCGCATTCCGGTGTCGCTCGTGTACCGCAAAGGGCTGCGCAAAAACGGGCAGAATCCGCTGCTGCAGTACGGCTACGGCTCCTACGGCTACAGCATGCCGCCGACCTTCAGCAGTGCGCGCCTGAGTTTGCTCGACCGCGGATTCGCGTTTGCCATCGCGCACGTGCGGGGCGGCGAAGAGATGGGGCGCGCGTGGTATGAGCAAGGCAAGCTCGAAAACAAGATGAACACCTTTACCGATTTTATCGCGGTTTCCGAATATCTGATCGCGCAGCGCTTCACCAACCCCTCACAGCTCTACGCGATGGGCGGCAGCGCCGGCGGCCTGCTTGTGGGCGCGGTCATGAACCTGCGGCCCGACCTCTACAACGGCATTGTCGCGCAGGTCCCCTTCGTGGATGTGGTCACGACCATGCTCGACGACAGCATCCCCCTCACCACCGGCGAGTACGACGAGTGGGGCAATCCCAACGACCCGCATTTTTATGAAATCATGCTGGCCTACTCCCCCTACGATCAGGTCAGCGCGCAGGCTTACCCGCACCTGCTCGTGACCTCCGGCCTGCACGACTCGCAGGTGCAGTACTGGGAGCCGACCAAATGGGTGGCCCGCCTCCGCGAGCGGAACACCTCGGAAAACGTCATCCTGCTCAACACCAACATGGATGCCGGTCACGGCGGCGCCTCCGGACGCTTTCAGCGCCTGTGCGAAGTCGCCATGGAATACGCCTTCCTGCTCGAACTCGAAGGCATTCGCAGCTAA
- a CDS encoding type II toxin-antitoxin system death-on-curing family toxin, with product MISYEEVLEIHQLLIQEFGGLPGIRDENGLQSALERPFSGFGGEEFYPTPEEKAAAVIESLLSNHPFLDGNKRTGYVLLRLILMSYGKDIQASQEEKYDFVISVASGNYAFKDVVKWIQQRVVDR from the coding sequence ATGATCAGCTATGAGGAAGTTCTGGAAATCCATCAGCTTTTGATTCAGGAGTTTGGAGGATTGCCGGGTATCAGGGATGAAAACGGATTACAGTCAGCGCTGGAGCGACCGTTTAGCGGATTTGGAGGTGAAGAATTTTATCCAACTCCTGAAGAAAAGGCCGCTGCTGTAATAGAAAGCCTTCTGAGTAATCATCCCTTTTTGGATGGAAATAAAAGGACCGGTTATGTACTTCTGAGATTGATTCTAATGTCTTATGGCAAAGATATACAAGCGTCACAGGAAGAAAAGTACGATTTTGTAATCTCTGTAGCTTCAGGTAACTACGCTTTTAAAGATGTTGTAAAGTGGATTCAGCAGCGCGTTGTTGACCGGTAA
- a CDS encoding GNAT family N-acetyltransferase, translating into MTITVKIADYEDPQDAAALLNILNSYSRDTMGQGHNLDPYVIENLIAELEDFPTAVSFLAYADGQPAGLANCFLGLSTFSARRLMNIHDLAVLPEFRGHGVGRKLLEAVETRARQMRCCKITLEVRDDNRAKALYLRHGYKPGTPEMLFWSKGLEVRGEGG; encoded by the coding sequence ATGACCATCACCGTAAAAATTGCCGACTACGAAGACCCGCAGGATGCCGCGGCCCTGCTCAATATCCTGAACAGCTACAGCCGCGACACAATGGGGCAGGGGCATAACCTTGATCCTTATGTGATTGAAAACCTGATTGCCGAGCTCGAAGACTTCCCGACCGCGGTCAGCTTCCTCGCGTACGCCGACGGTCAGCCTGCCGGGCTTGCGAACTGTTTTCTCGGCCTCTCCACCTTCAGCGCCCGCCGCCTGATGAACATTCACGACCTCGCCGTACTGCCGGAATTCCGCGGACATGGCGTGGGCCGCAAGCTGCTCGAAGCCGTCGAAACCCGGGCCCGGCAAATGCGCTGCTGCAAAATCACCCTTGAAGTCCGCGACGACAACCGCGCCAAAGCCCTCTACCTCCGGCACGGCTACAAGCCCGGAACCCCCGAAATGCTGTTCTGGTCGAAGGGTTTAGAGGTTAGGGGTGAGGGGGGATAA
- the lpdA gene encoding dihydrolipoyl dehydrogenase has translation MAKEYDVVVIGTGPGGYVAAIRASQLGLKTAVIEKRDLGGVCLNIGCIPTKALLKSAETLEKISHAAEFGLEVGEAKVNFPNVIKRSRGVADKMSKGVQFLMKANKIDVVRGKGLLAGNGEVKVVDDSNKETDRLKAEHIIIATGARSRELPSLKFDNETVINSERAMKLEKQPKKLVIAGAGAIGVEFAYFYHTIGTEVTIIELQKYIVPAEDEDVSKELAKIYKKKGMNIMTESSVEKVTKKGNGVEVIVKTKKGEEKIEADMVLSAVGVVGNVEGIGLEEAGVKVERGSIVVKPNTYETDAKGVYAIGDVIGGPWLAHKASHEAVECVERIAGLDPIPVNHKNIPGCTYCHPEIASVGLTEKAAKEAGYEVKVGKFPFQASGKASAAGANDGFVKVVFDAKYGEWLGCHMIGENVTEMIASPVLARDLETTGHEVIASIHPHPTLSEAVMEAVAEAYGEGVHLGTPPKK, from the coding sequence ATGGCAAAAGAATATGATGTAGTTGTGATTGGTACCGGCCCCGGCGGTTACGTAGCCGCCATTCGTGCCTCGCAGCTTGGCCTGAAAACCGCAGTTATTGAAAAAAGAGACTTAGGGGGCGTTTGCCTCAACATCGGATGTATCCCAACCAAAGCACTGCTTAAGTCAGCTGAAACCCTCGAAAAAATTTCCCATGCAGCAGAGTTTGGTCTTGAAGTTGGTGAAGCCAAAGTTAACTTCCCTAATGTGATTAAGCGCAGCCGCGGTGTGGCTGACAAAATGAGCAAGGGCGTTCAGTTTCTGATGAAAGCCAATAAAATTGATGTGGTGCGGGGCAAAGGCCTCCTCGCCGGTAATGGCGAAGTAAAGGTCGTGGATGACAGCAACAAAGAAACCGACCGCCTCAAAGCTGAGCACATCATTATTGCAACCGGTGCACGCAGCCGCGAGCTGCCAAGCCTCAAATTCGATAACGAAACTGTTATCAATTCCGAGCGCGCCATGAAGCTTGAGAAGCAGCCCAAAAAACTCGTAATTGCCGGTGCAGGTGCAATCGGTGTGGAATTCGCCTACTTCTATCACACCATTGGCACGGAAGTGACCATCATCGAGCTTCAGAAATACATTGTTCCCGCCGAAGATGAAGACGTGAGTAAAGAACTCGCCAAAATCTACAAGAAAAAAGGCATGAACATCATGACCGAAAGCTCTGTGGAGAAGGTCACCAAAAAAGGCAACGGCGTTGAAGTCATCGTGAAAACCAAGAAAGGCGAAGAGAAAATCGAAGCCGACATGGTACTTTCCGCAGTCGGCGTTGTGGGCAACGTGGAAGGCATCGGTCTTGAAGAGGCCGGCGTTAAGGTCGAGCGCGGTTCAATCGTCGTGAAGCCCAACACCTACGAAACCGACGCGAAAGGCGTATATGCGATCGGCGATGTCATCGGCGGACCCTGGCTCGCACACAAGGCTTCGCACGAAGCTGTTGAATGTGTAGAGCGTATTGCAGGCCTCGATCCCATCCCCGTTAACCACAAAAACATCCCCGGCTGTACCTACTGCCATCCCGAGATTGCATCCGTAGGGCTCACCGAAAAAGCGGCCAAAGAAGCCGGCTATGAAGTGAAAGTCGGCAAGTTCCCGTTTCAGGCGAGCGGCAAGGCTTCCGCAGCCGGTGCCAATGACGGCTTTGTGAAGGTCGTCTTTGATGCCAAATACGGCGAATGGCTCGGCTGTCACATGATCGGCGAAAACGTTACCGAGATGATCGCCTCCCCGGTACTCGCACGCGATCTTGAGACGACCGGACACGAAGTTATCGCCTCCATCCATCCGCACCCGACCCTCAGCGAAGCGGTGATGGAAGCCGTTGCCGAAGCTTACGGCGAAGGTGTACACCTCGGCACTCCGCCTAAGAAGTAA
- a CDS encoding CBS domain-containing protein encodes MQIKEILKVKGTDVYHIAPDATVYDAVKLMSDLNVGGLLVMRARKMAGIITERDYRNKIILKGRASKETAVEEIMTTEVLCVKDTETVESCLQIMTEKKIRHLPVMNDDNTVGGMISIGDLVKAVINKQKVEISTLKSYIYGDSPL; translated from the coding sequence ATGCAAATCAAAGAAATACTCAAGGTGAAAGGAACAGATGTGTATCATATTGCCCCGGATGCAACCGTGTACGATGCAGTAAAGCTGATGTCTGACTTAAATGTAGGCGGTTTGCTTGTGATGCGCGCGCGCAAAATGGCGGGAATTATTACCGAGCGGGATTACAGAAATAAAATTATCCTGAAAGGCCGGGCGTCAAAAGAAACAGCTGTGGAAGAAATTATGACGACTGAGGTCTTGTGTGTGAAGGACACCGAAACCGTAGAAAGCTGCCTGCAGATAATGACCGAAAAGAAAATCCGCCATCTTCCGGTAATGAATGATGACAACACCGTCGGCGGGATGATTTCCATCGGAGATTTGGTCAAGGCCGTTATCAACAAGCAAAAAGTGGAGATATCAACCCTTAAAAGCTACATTTACGGGGATTCCCCCCTGTAA